From one Planktothrix agardhii NIES-204 genomic stretch:
- a CDS encoding cyclase, putative gives MRSLTSVSIKSKLIMMLLAVSSCSILVTAYLGYRSGKLNLTHRVFNQLTSVRASKAYQIESYFKNIRNHTQTLSEDPAIIAAMQEFATAYPQLQTINITQSFDPKLIAYYRDKFLPRLTQTEEGSPILESYLPKTIASRHLQYYYIADNPHPVGKKEALDYAKDGSEYSKIHARYHPIFRNIIQKFSYYDMFLIDPQGNIVYTVFKETDFTTNLENGPYQNSNLADLFQKVKEAQSKDYATIIDFQAYAPSYGAPAAFIAAPILNQSELIGVLAFQLPVNEINHVMTGNQHWESDGLGQTGETYLVGRDTLMRSISRFLVQDPKGYAKALRSLGMSEAEINRINQYGTSILQQYVRTEAVADALNGKQGTRTIRDYRNIPVLSSFAPLRIDGLDWVILSEIDISEAYAPIYSFRNQILISATLLMLLITLIAMVLANLFVNPINQLIKGTRKISAGQLDAIVPLETEDEFGELAKSFNKIVRSLQAETLLVEQKNQENEELLLSLFPTSVAKRFQRGNKDMAEELSNVAVLFSDLTGFSKLSSSLSANESVAILNDLFTAFDEVAERYGMEKIKTIGDSYLAVCGLSIPYLDHDKRALDVALEILIIVRRFSHERGLSLNISIGINAGDIIAGIVGRNRCIFDVWGDTINLATALKNACPPGRILVSQTVYRRLQDLYQFEPISEKEVNGKPKLNGWLLKSKHSPIEVESLGIL, from the coding sequence ATGCGATCGCTCACCTCTGTCAGTATCAAATCCAAATTGATCATGATGCTGCTAGCCGTCAGCAGTTGTTCAATTTTAGTAACTGCTTATTTAGGGTATCGGAGTGGAAAATTAAATCTAACACACCGAGTCTTTAATCAGTTAACGAGTGTTCGCGCTTCCAAAGCTTACCAAATTGAATCCTACTTTAAAAATATTCGCAATCATACCCAAACCTTGAGCGAAGATCCAGCAATAATCGCGGCGATGCAAGAATTTGCAACGGCTTATCCTCAACTCCAAACTATTAATATTACACAGAGTTTTGACCCCAAGTTAATCGCTTACTACCGTGACAAATTTCTTCCCCGCCTCACCCAAACTGAAGAAGGTTCACCGATTTTAGAATCCTATCTACCCAAAACAATCGCTTCGCGCCATTTACAATATTATTATATTGCTGATAATCCCCATCCCGTGGGTAAAAAAGAGGCCTTAGATTATGCCAAAGATGGGAGCGAATATAGCAAAATTCATGCTCGCTATCACCCTATTTTTCGCAATATTATTCAGAAGTTTAGTTATTACGATATGTTCCTGATTGATCCCCAAGGAAATATCGTTTATACCGTTTTCAAAGAAACTGACTTTACAACTAATTTGGAAAACGGCCCCTATCAAAATAGTAATCTCGCTGATCTATTTCAGAAGGTAAAAGAAGCACAATCAAAGGACTATGCCACAATAATTGATTTTCAAGCTTATGCTCCTTCCTATGGCGCTCCAGCCGCATTTATCGCGGCTCCTATTTTGAATCAATCTGAGCTAATTGGGGTGTTAGCTTTTCAACTTCCAGTTAATGAAATTAATCATGTGATGACGGGTAATCAGCATTGGGAAAGCGATGGTTTAGGTCAAACCGGAGAAACTTATTTAGTCGGACGAGATACCTTAATGCGTTCCATTTCCAGGTTTTTAGTACAAGATCCAAAAGGCTATGCTAAAGCTTTGAGATCCCTAGGAATGAGTGAGGCAGAAATCAACCGAATCAATCAATATGGTACGTCTATTTTACAACAATATGTGAGGACAGAAGCCGTTGCTGATGCGTTAAATGGTAAGCAAGGAACTCGAACTATTAGAGACTATCGAAACATTCCGGTTTTGAGTTCCTTTGCACCCCTTCGCATTGATGGATTAGACTGGGTGATTTTATCAGAAATAGATATATCAGAAGCTTATGCTCCGATTTATTCCTTTCGGAACCAAATTCTAATTTCAGCGACATTACTAATGTTATTAATAACATTAATAGCCATGGTTTTAGCTAATTTATTTGTAAACCCGATCAATCAACTGATTAAGGGAACCCGCAAAATTTCCGCAGGACAACTTGATGCAATCGTACCTTTAGAAACAGAAGATGAATTTGGAGAATTAGCAAAATCCTTCAATAAAATTGTACGGAGTCTACAGGCTGAAACCTTACTGGTAGAACAAAAAAATCAGGAAAATGAAGAATTATTGTTAAGTCTTTTTCCTACTTCAGTAGCAAAACGGTTTCAACGGGGAAACAAAGATATGGCTGAAGAACTATCAAATGTTGCTGTTTTGTTCTCCGATTTAACCGGATTTTCTAAACTATCTAGCTCCTTAAGTGCCAATGAATCTGTTGCTATTTTAAATGATTTATTCACCGCATTTGATGAAGTTGCTGAACGGTATGGGATGGAAAAAATTAAAACAATCGGAGATAGTTATCTAGCCGTTTGTGGACTTTCAATTCCTTATCTTGATCACGATAAACGCGCCCTTGATGTTGCCTTAGAAATTTTGATTATTGTGCGTCGATTTAGTCATGAACGGGGATTATCCTTGAATATTTCAATTGGTATTAACGCTGGGGATATTATTGCGGGAATTGTGGGTCGAAATCGCTGTATTTTTGATGTTTGGGGTGATACGATCAACCTGGCTACAGCCCTGAAAAATGCCTGTCCACCCGGAAGAATTTTAGTATCTCAGACCGTTTATCGTCGGCTTCAGGATCTTTATCAGTTTGAGCCAATATCGGAGAAAGAAGTTAATGGTAAACCTAAATTGAATGGGTGGTTATTGAAAAGTAAACACTCACCAATTGAAGTTGAGAGCTTGGGAATTTTATGA
- a CDS encoding CopG domain protein DNA-binding domain protein, with product MSREKKIQFNVNEREYQQLKEYAESLNISMAEVLRDYIKSLKPRRRTTGF from the coding sequence ATGTCAAGAGAGAAAAAAATTCAATTCAATGTCAATGAGCGCGAATACCAACAACTTAAAGAATATGCAGAATCCCTTAATATTTCAATGGCTGAAGTCTTGAGGGATTATATTAAGTCTTTAAAACCCCGTCGTAGAACGACGGGGTTTTAA